A genomic window from Pseudanabaenaceae cyanobacterium SKYG29 includes:
- a CDS encoding prepilin peptidase, whose amino-acid sequence MLFDLQIVLLPTSFILGACVGSFINVVVYRLPLGISIIYPPSRCPSCQTRLTPRDNIPILGWLILRGKCRYCGAPISWRYPTVELLVALLFLALVWRFGAELGLASLLLLGAFIAWLTTLALIDIDTETLPNSLTQSGLILGICYHALLSTSPQTLAQNLIASTIGIVLGIWSLSLLGVTATIFLGKEAMGGGDPKLLGMIGAWLGWQAVLVTTLIAALLGVTLAGIGKLLGRSVQRIRFGPCLALGGLGALFWGQYLTEQYLRWFFFG is encoded by the coding sequence ATGCTTTTTGACCTACAGATTGTGCTCCTGCCGACAAGTTTTATCCTGGGTGCCTGTGTTGGCAGTTTCATCAATGTTGTTGTCTATCGCCTGCCTCTGGGTATATCGATTATCTATCCCCCTTCTCGCTGTCCCTCCTGTCAGACCCGCCTGACTCCAAGGGATAACATTCCCATTTTGGGCTGGCTAATCTTGAGGGGGAAATGCCGTTACTGTGGTGCTCCTATCTCCTGGCGTTACCCGACAGTGGAACTTCTGGTTGCTCTCCTGTTTTTAGCCCTAGTGTGGCGCTTTGGTGCAGAGCTGGGTCTAGCCAGTTTGTTACTCCTGGGAGCTTTTATTGCCTGGTTAACTACCCTGGCATTAATTGACATTGATACAGAGACCCTCCCCAATTCCCTCACCCAAAGTGGGCTAATTCTGGGTATCTGCTACCACGCCCTCCTCAGCACAAGTCCCCAAACCCTGGCACAAAATCTAATTGCCAGCACCATAGGAATTGTCCTGGGTATTTGGTCTTTGAGTCTACTGGGGGTAACTGCCACCATCTTCCTGGGCAAAGAAGCGATGGGGGGGGGTGACCCCAAACTCCTGGGGATGATCGGAGCTTGGCTGGGCTGGCAGGCAGTGTTAGTTACAACCCTAATAGCTGCCCTACTGGGGGTAACGCTTGCGGGAATTGGCAAACTTTTAGGTAGATCAGTGCAGCGTATCCGCTTTGGTCCCTGTCTAGCCCTTGGTGGCTTGGGGGCGCTTTTCTGGGGGCAATATCTGACGGAACAATACCTTCGGTGGTTCTTCTTTGGCTAA